A genomic stretch from Chitinophaga agri includes:
- the asnB gene encoding asparagine synthase (glutamine-hydrolyzing) yields the protein MCGITGVCYKDPQRRPSLDVVKRMSDKLVHRGPDDAQNVANGNAGFGFRRLSIIDLVHGSQPFYSNDGSVMLICNGEIYNYKELRAELSAKGYVFNTNSDIEVLVSLYVEYGNDFLKRLNGQFAMALFDSKRNLLLLAKDHFGICPLFYTLYDDAVIFASEIKAILEYPGIPREVNLSGLDQIFTFPAAISPATLFKGIYSLEPGTYAVYTGGVLTKTEYWDLEYPEIGYKYESKDEAYYVEGLNEQLLRSVKYRVHADVPVGFYLSGGLDSSLIGGLMYATNDSRDFNSFSISFSGSGKENKEINEQRYQHLMSKHLNSTHNDIDFSWGQIDKKLREVVYFSESPLKETYNVCSLALSEAARARNVKVVLCGEGADELFGGYAGYKFDTLRMNKTIHKDLDHLLEDKVRNHLWGNPEFTYEKNEHEFREVKSALYSNSMQSRYGDFDCLKTPVVNKARMKNRHIFHQRSYVDFKLRLGGHLIADHGDRMALANSVESRYPFLDVNLIDYVTKIPPGMMLQNMNEKFLLKQVAKGIVPNEIIRREKFGFVAPGSVALLKANVEWINDLLSYDTIKRQGFFNPDTIERLKKHYMKDDFVLTPPYDLDLLIIVLTFNIFLDTFQLPSL from the coding sequence ATGTGTGGTATTACAGGTGTTTGTTATAAAGACCCGCAGCGCAGGCCTTCCCTGGACGTGGTAAAACGTATGTCGGATAAACTTGTTCACCGCGGTCCCGATGACGCTCAGAACGTCGCCAATGGTAACGCCGGATTCGGATTCCGAAGACTGAGTATCATTGACCTCGTGCATGGTTCTCAACCATTCTATAGCAATGATGGATCTGTGATGCTGATCTGCAACGGTGAGATCTATAATTACAAAGAGCTCAGGGCTGAGCTTTCAGCCAAAGGATATGTATTTAATACGAATTCAGATATAGAAGTGCTGGTTAGCCTTTACGTAGAATATGGCAATGACTTCCTGAAACGGCTCAATGGTCAGTTTGCAATGGCCTTGTTTGACAGCAAACGAAACCTGTTGCTACTGGCAAAGGATCATTTTGGTATTTGCCCATTGTTTTACACGCTATATGATGATGCTGTGATCTTTGCATCAGAAATAAAAGCGATTCTCGAATACCCGGGAATTCCGAGAGAGGTGAACCTTTCCGGTCTGGACCAGATCTTTACCTTTCCCGCTGCGATTAGTCCCGCTACACTTTTCAAGGGGATTTACAGCCTTGAACCGGGTACCTATGCAGTGTATACCGGCGGCGTACTGACCAAAACTGAATATTGGGATTTGGAATATCCAGAAATAGGATACAAATACGAGAGTAAGGATGAAGCATATTATGTTGAAGGACTGAACGAGCAATTATTACGGTCTGTCAAATATAGAGTACATGCAGATGTGCCGGTAGGCTTCTATCTGAGTGGTGGCCTGGATTCCTCGCTCATAGGAGGATTGATGTATGCGACCAATGATTCCCGTGACTTTAACTCATTTTCTATCAGCTTTTCCGGTTCCGGTAAGGAAAACAAGGAGATCAATGAGCAACGGTATCAGCACCTGATGAGTAAGCATTTAAATTCCACTCACAATGATATTGATTTTTCCTGGGGACAGATAGACAAAAAATTACGTGAGGTAGTTTACTTCTCCGAATCTCCGCTGAAAGAAACCTATAATGTCTGCTCTCTGGCGCTGTCGGAAGCTGCCAGAGCCAGGAATGTAAAGGTTGTATTGTGTGGAGAAGGTGCAGACGAGCTATTTGGTGGGTATGCAGGATATAAGTTCGATACTCTCAGAATGAACAAAACGATACATAAGGATCTGGATCATCTGCTTGAAGATAAAGTCCGCAATCATTTGTGGGGTAACCCGGAGTTTACCTACGAGAAGAATGAGCATGAGTTCAGAGAGGTGAAATCTGCATTGTATTCTAACAGCATGCAAAGCCGGTACGGTGATTTTGATTGCCTGAAAACTCCTGTGGTCAACAAAGCCAGGATGAAGAACAGGCACATCTTTCACCAGCGGTCATATGTTGATTTTAAACTGAGGCTTGGCGGGCACCTGATCGCAGATCACGGCGACCGTATGGCCCTGGCAAACAGTGTTGAATCACGTTATCCGTTCCTGGATGTTAATCTGATCGACTATGTGACGAAAATTCCTCCGGGCATGATGTTACAGAATATGAATGAAAAATTCCTGTTGAAACAAGTCGCAAAAGGGATAGTACCTAATGAGATCATCCGGCGGGAAAAGTTCGGTTTTGTCGCTCCCGGTAGCGTGGCACTGCTGAAAGCAAATGTAGAATGGATAAATGACCTGCTTTCCTATGATACGATCAAACGGCAGGGTTTCTTCAATCCGGATACGATCGAACGACTCAAAAAGCATTATATGAAAGATGATTTTGTGCTTACACCACCATATGATCTGGACTTGCTGATCATCGTATTAACCTTTAATATTTTCCTGGATACATTTCAGTTGCCATCCCTGTAG
- a CDS encoding cyclic peptide export ABC transporter, with protein sequence MNFLNILLRKFRASLIFILLLGIFNSLLNGGLLIFINTTISGKSLPFFNNYRWMVFTAIIVSSLLCARIFQTYMIRLTNNILFDFENDILRKLRQSSYRDFENLGKEKIYTAINDTKTLAHIPEVFMNAFNAFVVMICCCAYLLFMSFTGGIVVLLSMAALVIFYIVRNNGIEAELNKQRDLQNAYYKYINDLLLGFKELKMGAVRNLNIFNHFLIKNRIIAKKISVETSIRYNDNELTGTYSWYVIFGITMFVLPFFFSMDIEKVTVFLVTILYLMGPVAIMITLIPTSTAIKIAIERLSVFDQQLRFIEGRDGAEELMDHNKDGFDHLEFKNVDFTYYDNSLPDRPFQLKSINLRINRGEVLFITGGNGSGKSTFGYLLTGLYQPDEGEISVNGRTFGREEGQLYRNYFSAVFTDNYLFGENYDNFDLSSSNTEFMELVKLMKMENVLHIDETTRKITTNLSKGQRKRLALIYALLENKPVLVIDEWAAEQDPSFRQYFYTEVLDKLNRRGKTIIAITHDDDYYYCASRVIKFNYGSIVSEELPLVK encoded by the coding sequence ATGAACTTTCTGAATATCCTGCTCCGTAAATTCAGAGCCTCGCTGATATTTATCCTTTTACTGGGCATTTTCAACAGCCTTCTTAACGGCGGTTTGTTGATATTCATCAATACAACTATTTCCGGTAAATCATTACCATTCTTTAATAATTACAGATGGATGGTTTTTACCGCAATAATAGTCAGTTCTCTTTTATGCGCCCGGATATTTCAGACTTACATGATCAGGCTGACAAATAATATCCTCTTCGATTTTGAGAATGACATCCTTCGGAAGTTACGGCAATCTTCATACAGGGATTTCGAAAACCTTGGAAAGGAAAAGATCTATACAGCCATAAATGATACGAAAACACTGGCTCATATACCCGAGGTGTTCATGAATGCCTTTAATGCATTTGTCGTGATGATCTGCTGCTGTGCTTACCTGCTGTTCATGTCTTTTACAGGAGGTATTGTTGTCCTGTTAAGTATGGCTGCGCTGGTTATATTTTATATCGTCAGAAATAATGGCATTGAAGCCGAGCTAAATAAACAAAGAGACCTTCAGAATGCCTATTATAAATACATCAATGACCTGTTGCTTGGCTTTAAAGAGCTGAAAATGGGAGCGGTTCGCAATCTGAATATATTCAATCACTTCCTGATAAAGAACAGGATCATCGCTAAGAAGATCTCTGTAGAAACGTCTATCAGATACAATGATAATGAGCTGACAGGTACTTACAGCTGGTATGTTATTTTCGGTATCACTATGTTCGTACTGCCGTTTTTCTTTTCCATGGATATTGAAAAGGTGACCGTATTTCTCGTGACTATTCTTTATCTCATGGGGCCTGTGGCCATTATGATAACCCTGATCCCAACATCTACGGCCATTAAAATAGCAATAGAACGGCTGTCGGTATTTGACCAGCAACTCAGGTTTATTGAGGGGCGGGACGGTGCGGAGGAATTAATGGATCACAATAAAGATGGCTTTGACCACCTGGAGTTTAAGAACGTAGATTTCACTTACTATGATAACAGTTTGCCGGACAGGCCTTTCCAGTTAAAATCAATTAATCTCAGGATTAACAGAGGAGAAGTGCTGTTTATTACCGGTGGTAATGGCAGTGGGAAAAGTACTTTTGGATATCTGCTGACCGGGCTTTATCAACCGGATGAAGGAGAGATCTCTGTAAATGGCAGAACGTTCGGGAGAGAAGAAGGGCAACTGTACCGTAACTACTTTTCAGCTGTATTTACAGATAACTATCTCTTTGGAGAGAATTATGACAATTTCGATCTTAGTTCTTCCAATACTGAATTTATGGAACTGGTGAAATTGATGAAGATGGAGAATGTGTTACATATAGATGAGACAACCAGAAAGATCACAACAAATCTTTCCAAGGGGCAGCGTAAGAGACTGGCATTGATTTATGCTTTGCTTGAGAATAAACCTGTACTCGTTATAGACGAATGGGCGGCAGAACAGGATCCGTCTTTCCGTCAGTATTTTTATACAGAAGTGCTGGATAAGTTGAACCGCAGAGGGAAAACAATTATTGCGATAACCCATGATGACGACTATTACTACTGTGCCAGCCGCGTTATTAAGTTCAACTATGGTTCGATAGTAAGTGAAGAATTGCCTTTAGTGAAATGA
- a CDS encoding SGNH/GDSL hydrolase family protein: MLLSTSKEQRKEYATLLTDLLYTDSDDKELKASLIRKLGYEEEAVISHTSESDLLVDGTVGIYKREGEGRTAVFSRNVDEKDRWSYFADIHSIPAVGDKRRVVFLGESVGRGFLLDPDYTPSIVLEYQLNQLAGREEYEVIDLAETNLGLPELLRRYRQCYQLHPDMIVFLAGNNWRYELLRAIEGKPDVYQRLVRALQENEQMQSVGKMIEDIFADVVTAFLETVGRLSRENNVPVIFAIPEFNLLDCRSTQAEQYISTLHGEGIDEWVTCKIVAEKAFAAHDLTTCIANAQRMIALDCTHPSGYELLADCWLQQGKYEEARACLENAKDTALYFRTDSKPRIFNIIRETILSKAAENNVHILDIKAVFDTYQNGRLPGRELFLDYCHFTVEGIQVAMNAVSNRLFNIDKGTDHPPMVVKSPEAKAITRGLGHLFAAIHNAHWGQSYEILYYHCCKALENYKQVARLMVYYCDMMSRKTANNLCKSLEMILKSSEYNLDRYVHALLPPRNKKSLETELVSAMVDALKTVQIDLTKYVREIRVAEHNQKDDPTNLLLPFYCLSSYEEFQGSNNAFYQARNYRSVFKVVGTGGHTLKIDVELRVPYQTQATAKALLYMNDAPVTELEVTNDWVRYELEIPAGKLHNDVNELSVHWPLPGELPLKPKERTRTLSLLDNMFFVFGEISLLNVRFNS, encoded by the coding sequence ATGTTACTAAGTACCTCAAAGGAACAAAGAAAAGAATATGCAACCCTTCTCACAGATCTTTTGTATACGGATAGTGATGATAAAGAGCTGAAAGCGTCATTGATCCGCAAGCTGGGATATGAAGAGGAAGCTGTAATTTCTCACACTTCAGAGAGCGACCTGCTGGTGGATGGCACAGTCGGTATTTATAAGCGAGAAGGGGAAGGCCGTACGGCCGTTTTTTCCCGCAACGTTGATGAAAAGGACAGGTGGTCTTATTTTGCAGATATCCACAGTATTCCGGCTGTAGGCGATAAACGAAGAGTAGTGTTTCTCGGAGAGTCAGTAGGCAGAGGCTTTCTGCTGGACCCCGACTATACCCCCAGTATCGTATTGGAATATCAGCTGAATCAGCTGGCAGGGAGAGAGGAATATGAAGTAATAGATCTGGCGGAAACGAATCTTGGTTTACCTGAATTACTGCGTCGTTACAGACAATGTTATCAGCTGCATCCTGATATGATTGTTTTTCTGGCGGGTAATAACTGGAGATACGAGTTATTAAGGGCTATAGAAGGCAAGCCGGATGTTTATCAGCGCCTTGTGAGAGCATTGCAGGAAAATGAGCAGATGCAATCAGTTGGGAAAATGATCGAGGACATCTTTGCTGATGTAGTGACGGCTTTCCTGGAAACAGTAGGACGGTTGTCCCGCGAGAATAACGTACCTGTTATCTTCGCCATCCCGGAATTTAACCTCCTTGATTGCAGAAGTACGCAGGCTGAACAATACATATCCACTTTACACGGTGAAGGTATTGACGAATGGGTTACCTGTAAGATCGTGGCCGAGAAAGCATTTGCAGCGCATGATCTGACTACTTGTATTGCTAATGCACAGCGGATGATCGCGCTGGATTGTACACATCCTTCCGGATATGAGCTACTAGCGGACTGCTGGTTACAGCAAGGTAAGTATGAAGAGGCAAGGGCCTGCCTTGAAAATGCAAAGGATACCGCTCTATACTTCAGGACAGACAGTAAGCCCAGGATATTCAATATTATCCGGGAAACCATCTTGTCGAAAGCAGCTGAGAACAACGTTCACATACTTGATATAAAGGCGGTTTTTGATACTTATCAGAATGGCCGTCTGCCTGGCAGGGAATTGTTCCTGGATTATTGCCACTTCACCGTAGAGGGAATACAGGTCGCTATGAATGCGGTCAGCAACCGTCTGTTCAATATTGATAAAGGTACTGATCATCCGCCTATGGTTGTCAAGTCGCCTGAGGCAAAAGCGATTACAAGGGGGCTGGGGCATCTGTTCGCTGCCATTCACAATGCGCACTGGGGACAATCGTATGAAATACTCTATTATCATTGCTGTAAGGCCCTGGAGAATTATAAGCAGGTGGCAAGGTTGATGGTATATTATTGTGACATGATGTCCCGGAAAACAGCCAATAACCTTTGTAAATCGCTTGAGATGATCCTGAAAAGCAGCGAGTATAACCTTGACAGGTATGTGCATGCGCTGTTGCCGCCGAGGAACAAAAAGTCACTGGAAACAGAACTGGTGAGTGCGATGGTGGATGCGTTGAAGACGGTACAGATAGATCTCACCAAGTACGTTCGCGAAATCCGTGTGGCAGAACATAATCAGAAAGATGACCCTACAAATCTTCTGCTGCCTTTCTACTGTCTCTCTTCATATGAGGAATTCCAGGGTTCAAATAATGCGTTCTACCAGGCCAGGAACTACCGTTCGGTGTTCAAGGTGGTCGGCACAGGCGGGCACACATTGAAAATAGATGTCGAACTACGGGTGCCTTATCAGACACAAGCAACTGCTAAGGCTTTGCTGTATATGAATGATGCACCTGTTACAGAACTGGAAGTCACCAATGACTGGGTACGTTATGAGTTAGAAATCCCCGCTGGAAAATTACACAATGATGTAAATGAACTTTCTGTTCATTGGCCGTTGCCAGGAGAGTTGCCGCTTAAACCCAAAGAACGCACGCGTACATTGTCGCTGCTGGATAATATGTTCTTTGTCTTTGGAGAAATAAGTCTGCTTAATGTAAGATTCAATAGTTAG
- a CDS encoding carbamoyltransferase family protein, giving the protein MSTNIIGISAHYHDSACCLIQDGVLKAAVQEERFTRKKNDPDLPKKAFMYCLKEGGIGMADIDCIAYYEDSRKKLSRQLWSGIQGLTSQQIMDIQPLRVEESIRKDLGFNGLIKVYEHHQSHAASSFFYSDFKESAILTVDGVGEWATTSYGTGKDAALEIFEEVEFPNSIGLLYSTLTSFLGFSVNSGEYKVMGLAPYGRPVFADKIWQMIRLTEKGQYELDMQYYNFLKGARMYSDLLAQLLGIPPRRKDTDILAVHKDIAKSLQVVLEEILISKAQYLHDVTGSENLCMAGGVALNCVANGKILKHTSFKNMFVQPAAGDAGCSLGAAALAYADITGKRIAKTENHVYLGPSYSNDSIRKVLQSTSLVFSDFESREDELLQHIAQKIADGKVIGWFHGRMEFGPRSLGARSILADPRGAQMRDRINAMVKKREAFRPFAPAILSEETSKHFDLDHDSPFMLETCDVISHLDLPAITHVDRSARVQTVHKETNPRFYKLLQAFQKITGCPILLNTSFNIKDEPIICSPEEAVVCFVTTDIDCLVVEDFFIDAEGNDLSLLEMINQNLVRAVEFELNPDVYTFI; this is encoded by the coding sequence ATGTCAACAAACATCATCGGAATTTCCGCTCACTACCACGATTCTGCATGTTGCCTGATACAGGACGGCGTATTAAAGGCTGCAGTGCAGGAAGAGCGATTCACCAGAAAGAAGAATGACCCTGACCTCCCCAAAAAGGCTTTCATGTATTGTCTGAAAGAAGGCGGTATAGGCATGGCAGACATCGACTGTATTGCCTATTATGAAGATTCCAGGAAAAAATTATCCCGCCAGCTATGGAGTGGTATTCAGGGACTGACCAGTCAGCAGATAATGGACATTCAGCCGTTGCGTGTAGAAGAAAGTATCCGAAAAGACCTCGGATTTAACGGGTTAATAAAGGTATATGAGCATCATCAGTCTCATGCTGCAAGTAGTTTTTTCTATTCTGATTTTAAAGAGTCTGCTATCCTGACTGTGGATGGTGTCGGAGAGTGGGCTACCACCTCTTATGGGACGGGGAAAGATGCTGCGCTGGAGATCTTTGAAGAAGTGGAATTTCCTAATTCGATAGGACTGCTTTATAGCACATTAACGAGTTTTCTAGGCTTCAGTGTAAACAGCGGAGAATATAAAGTGATGGGACTTGCACCTTACGGAAGACCGGTTTTTGCAGATAAGATATGGCAGATGATACGGCTTACGGAAAAGGGGCAATACGAACTGGACATGCAATACTACAACTTCCTGAAAGGAGCACGAATGTATTCTGATCTGCTTGCACAGTTGTTGGGTATTCCTCCCCGCAGGAAGGATACTGATATACTCGCAGTACATAAAGATATCGCTAAAAGTTTACAGGTTGTACTGGAAGAAATACTGATTTCCAAAGCACAATATCTGCATGATGTTACGGGAAGTGAAAACCTCTGTATGGCAGGAGGTGTTGCCCTGAATTGTGTAGCAAACGGCAAGATCCTGAAGCATACTTCGTTCAAAAATATGTTTGTACAGCCGGCGGCAGGTGATGCTGGCTGTTCACTGGGAGCTGCTGCACTTGCATACGCCGATATTACCGGAAAAAGGATAGCAAAAACAGAGAATCATGTATATCTGGGCCCGTCCTATAGTAATGACAGTATCCGGAAAGTATTACAGTCAACGTCTCTGGTATTTTCAGACTTCGAATCCAGGGAAGATGAACTGCTGCAGCATATCGCACAGAAAATAGCTGATGGTAAAGTAATAGGCTGGTTCCATGGAAGAATGGAATTTGGACCGAGATCCCTTGGCGCAAGATCAATACTCGCAGATCCGAGAGGTGCGCAGATGCGTGACAGGATCAATGCGATGGTGAAGAAACGTGAGGCATTCAGGCCGTTTGCTCCTGCTATACTATCCGAAGAAACAAGTAAACATTTCGACCTTGATCATGATTCGCCGTTTATGCTGGAAACCTGCGATGTAATATCTCACCTGGATCTGCCGGCTATCACCCATGTAGACAGATCCGCAAGAGTGCAGACCGTTCATAAAGAGACAAATCCCAGGTTCTATAAACTGCTGCAGGCATTCCAAAAGATCACCGGATGTCCGATACTGTTAAATACATCGTTTAACATAAAGGACGAACCGATCATATGCAGCCCTGAAGAAGCTGTGGTCTGCTTCGTTACGACTGATATCGACTGTCTGGTAGTTGAAGATTTTTTCATAGATGCGGAAGGTAACGATCTGAGCCTCCTTGAAATGATCAACCAAAACCTCGTAAGAGCAGTAGAATTTGAACTTAACCCGGATGTTTACACTTTTATCTAA